One genomic window of Bactrocera dorsalis isolate Fly_Bdor chromosome 4, ASM2337382v1, whole genome shotgun sequence includes the following:
- the LOC115065992 gene encoding uncharacterized protein LOC115065992, with protein sequence MQSAAPGFVDCFTEVPTRGFRILSPCAKIISNSPMRVQLLAILVLLVLGLIQGYELRTTTVSSDVQPKSTPSFIILLLRRIFFIHYRSITYSNGSTERSTQVNIVNVLSPSSPVTVATTNTRRKDASADDSVATLDNPRDDSFAGLHPTYKWKFPKKYAGDFKKDMTVKAKRQRQEKL encoded by the exons atgcagTCTGCAGCTCCCGGCTTTGTTGATTGCTTCACTGAAGTGCCGACGCGCGGTTTCAGAATCTTATCGCCttgtgcaaaaataatttccaactCTCCGATGCGTGTACAACTTTTAGCGATTTTAGTTCTTCTTGTACTCGGCTTGATTCAAGGCTATGAACTAAGAACGACAACCGTTAGTAGCGATGTACAACCGAAATCCACACCTTCTTTCATAATATTACTACTGCGTCGCATCTTCTTTATACATTATCGAAGCATAACTTATAGTAATGGTTCAACCGAGAGATCTACGCAGG tgaaTATCGTGAATGTTCTGTCACCATCATCACCTGTAACGGTTGCAACCACTAATACTAGACGAAAGGATGCGAGTGCAGACGATAGTGTTGCGACTCTTGACAATCCACGTGATGATTCCTTTGCAGGCCTTCATCCGACCTATAAGTGGAAGTTCCCGAAAAAGTATGCTGGCGATTTTAAGAAAGACATGACTGTGAAAGCTAAACGTCAACGCCAAGAGAAATTATAA